Proteins found in one Salmo salar chromosome ssa26, Ssal_v3.1, whole genome shotgun sequence genomic segment:
- the LOC106562560 gene encoding uncharacterized protein isoform X1, whose amino-acid sequence MNIVPGQIQFQLQLPTGPVVPRKTDPIIKCIIDRKLEKLKKFIRGGKDLNRLYPCAEWNDDVTPLIAAVAFTNDNICTFLLEEGANPNMQSANGWAPLHYAAMSKAPVSVVSRLIAAKADPEGTPIQIYTPLQLAANNDREDIVKELMMSGAFAERNLKAYPATDQKIASMIQKFSLESENFVKLKIFYDFSCAIGLKSVEDVFNEYGKHMLVVNPVNHLTLYDMSFNAIGTNADQYLQASIKWLRESQKIDLYLEEATNRLPKIPKHLQDMVVNCLTAVFNIMKEISLRLSLLVIPTLLKYLLLESKITPQGLNHNISVVRLLYVITQKTPNHKHGWTLPFVEELCKRIISFTDQAYISNPQTSNLGVLTFGLLADLYTFDCVPAIITSQGITSVPEKILVTAEMQMDEDLKEKLRKLDMSLQSPVPPTDATEQLQGMNLSKKKKKKKKKKKTIQEELSVEKSTPDMTEKPDLDTSSIPVEESGVHGENSSVKPFPFTTDELKPRKWHKVSERWRPQLKVLSNIDAGKIYRLGNLNLVVHPDFQIAKGSDGTEVFLGLKDDGTEVAVKRMLKSNYQDLKREEGFLRLPQLDSPCIVRYVDFAEDEHFGYLVLQLCEYTLDEYIKDHLPEDKTPVLKKIVHEVLCSLSVLHSLNTKILHRDIKPQNVLIDVTGRARLADFGISRQLNMEQTTLHTISAGTKCWKAKETLDEDSGIGYKRSTDIQVAGMLMYYIISGGHHPFGKGIHCEMNIFQGKYTLEHVDDEVTRDLIEWMINEEPEKRPTVEDTLAHPYFWAEERRVEYLRKIGNEKEAENCRKADPRLLHALDQCAEGRSFTNWKSKMPPELMDKLDGKKKAYPDNTLGLLRFIRNLHEHYTEDADSVDMMTMFPDLFGCVYKFAKKMEWNSRSSLKKMFHREDVRY is encoded by the exons ATGAATATCGTCCCAGGTCAAATCCAGTTCCAATTACAATTACCAACGGGGCCTGTGGTTCCAAGGAAAACGGATCCAATTATAAAATGCATTATTGACAGAAAGTTGGAGAAACTAAAGAAATTTATCAGAGGCGGCAAGGACTTGAATAGACTGTACCCTTGTGCTGAGTGGAATGATGATGTTACCCCTTTAATCGCTGCTGTTGCATTTACAAATGACAATATTTGTACATTTCTTCTGGAAGAAGGTGCTAACCCCAACATGCAATCAGCAAATGGTTGGGCTCCTTTGCATTATGCCGCAATGTCAAAAGCTCCTGTCAGTGTAGTGAGTAGATTAATCGCAGCAAAAGCAGATCCAGAAGGGACACCAATCCAGATCTATACTCCACTTCAACTGGCGGCAAACAATGACAGAGAAGACATTGTGAAAGAGTTGATGATGTCTGGAGCATTTGCTGAAAGAAATCTCAAAGCATATCCCGCTACTGACCAAAAGATAGCAAGCATGATTCAGAAATTCTCTTTAGAGAGTGAGAATTTTGTCAAATTGAAGATTTTTTATGATTTTTCTTGTGCAATAGGACTCAAATCAGTGGAGGATGTTTTCAATGAATATGGCAAACACATGCTGGTGGTGAACCCTGTGAATCATCTTACACTATATGACATGTCCTTTAACGCCATTGGAACAAATGCGGATCAGTATCTTCAAGCATCCATAAAGTGGCTGAGAGAATCTCAGAAAATTGATCTCTACCTTGAAGAGGCGACCAATCGTTTGCCTAAAATTCCCAAACATTTACAAGATATGGTAGTGAATTGCTTGACAGCTGTTTTTAACATTATGAAAGAAATATCTCTTAGACTGTCACTGTTAGTAATACCCACTCTTCTGAAATATCTCCTACTTGAATCCAAAATTACCCCTCAAGGACTAAATCACAACATTTCAGTTGTCAGACTACTGTATGTGATTACTCAGAAAACTCCAAATCACAAACATGGCTGGACCCTCCCTTTTGTTGAGGAGTTATGCAAGAGGATCATCTCATTCACTGATCAAGCATATATCTCCAATCCTCAGACCTCAAACTTAGGTGTTTTAACTTTTGGTCTGCTTGCAGATCTGTACACCTTCGATTGTGTACCTGCGATTATCACATCACAAGGGATAACCTCTGTGCCGGAGAAAATACTTGTTACTGCCGAAATGCAGATGGATGAAGACCTGAAAGAAAAGCTGAGGAAATTAGATATGTCCCTACAAAGTCCAGTCCCACCAACAGATGCAACTGAACAATTGCAGGGAATGAATCTatcaaaaaagaagaagaaaaagaagaagaagaagaaaacaatTCAGGAAGAGTTGTCGGTAGAGAAAAGTACACCTGACATGACTGAGAAGCCAGATCTTGATACTTCATCAATTCCAGTTGAAGAATCCGGTGTACATGGTGAAAATTCCAGTGTTAAACCATTTCCCTTCACCACCGATGAATTGAAACCCCGGAAATGGCACAAAGTTAGTGAGCGGTGGAGGCCTCAGTTGAAGGTACTCAGCAACATAGATGCAGGCAAGATTTACAGATTGGGAAATCTCAATCTTGTGGTCCATCCAGATTTCCAAATAGCCAAAGGAAGTGATGGAACTGAAGTCTTTCTGGGCTTGAAGGATGATGGTACTGAGGTAGCCGTGAAGAGAATGCTCAAGTCAAACTATCAAGATctgaagagagaagagggttTTTTACGACTACCTCAGCTGGATAGTCCCTGCATTGTGAGATATGTGGACTTTGCAGAGGACGAGCACTTTGGTTACCTTGTTCTTCAGCTCTGTGAATACACCCTTGATGAATACATCAAAGACCACCTACCAGAGGACAAAACCCCTGTCCTGAAGAAAATAGTGCACGAGGTGCTCTGCAGTCTAAGCGTTCTCCATAGTCTAAACACAAAAATTCTGCACCGGGATATCAAACCACAGAATGTTTTAATAG ATGTTACAGGCAGAGCGAGATTAGCCGATTTCGGTATAAGTCGACAATTGAACATGGAACAAACAACTCTACACACAATCAGTGCAGGAACAAAATGTTGGAAGGCCAAAGAAACTTTAGATGAAGACAGTGGGATCGGATATAAGAGGAGCACCGATATTCAG GTGGCTGGGATGTTAATGTATTACATCATCTCTGGTGGACATCATCCATTTGGCAAAGGCATCCACTGTGAAATGAACATTTTTCAAGGGAAGTACACACTGGAACATGTTGATGATGAGGTGACCAGGGACCTCATTGAGTGGATGATCAATGAAGAGCCAGAGAAGAGACCTACAGTGGAGGACACACTGGCCCACCCATACTTCTGGgcagaagagag GAGAGTGGAGTACTTACGAAAAATTGGTAACGAGAAGGAAGCAGAGAACTGTCGCAAAGCAGACCCAAGACTCCTTCATGCTTTGGACCAGTGTGCTGAGGGGAGGTCCTTCACAAACTGGAAGTCCAAG